The genomic region AACTATTCATGCAAGCGCAACATCATCCATCAAATACACCCTTCAATAAAGTATCTCCGCATGTCTAGCACTTAGTTCTTGTAATAAATCAGAATATAACATAATGTTGCACCAGCTGCCAGGCCGACATTTATTCAAACATCACACATTTACCATGCAGTGAGAAAGAAGATGATTAAGGAGGAGAAACAGTGAAGGCACTCACATTTTGTAATAGAAAACAGATGATTCTCCAGTTGAGGAAGATGGAAGAAGGTGCTCATCAATAACTGCTAATATGTCCATGCAGATCTTAGTGAGCTCATCTTCGACCCTCTGCCTATAATTCTTTATTCTCTTCACATTCTGTTCATGCCCCTTACTCTCCTCCTTTTGCTCAATGGACGACAAGATCCGCCATGATGCCCTTCTAGCCCCAATTACATTCTTGTACCCAACCGAGACTAAGTTTCTCTCCTCAACAGTCAGTTCCACGTCCAACCTTGCTACTTTTTTCATTGCGTCAACCATTTCTGGAAGAAAATTTCGATATTAGATCTCCGATTCAGTAAATTTTCCATTATCCTAGAAAGGTgcaccaagaaaataaatgttctGTGCTATAAAGTTTTCGTTTCAACAGTCAATTAAGCCAACAGAAAAGCGAATAATAGTGCCCAACACTCATTTCATACTTCACACACCACATAAACAATGAACAAACAACCACCACCATTTGTACAATGGGAGTTTCATGTTCTCTACATTTTATCCAATATATATGAAGGTCAAGGGACACACTTCATCATCAAGTTCGTCAGCTAAGCAACAAGTCTACAAGGTGATCAATTTCCATATGTAACCATTCAAACATTAGAAAACCAGGATACTACATGTACCAACTGGTGGAAATCCTCGATATGAACAATTCAGAGAAGAAATATAAGCTCCATACATATGACTAATTCTTACATCATAACCCTGTTCCATCTTCTAGAGAAAATTTCAGTATTCAAACAAATAGATTGTGTTCACAACTGAGAAGCTGCTTCATCCCATCAACTGCCAATGTCTCATTCCACAACACTTACATTAGGCAGATTACTTTAATCTGGTTTGTGTTTCCTTGGTTGTCCACCGAAAAGGATTCTTCAATTAAATTCTGAGCCCCCAAAACTCCCTCTTAATATTGCAGGACGTATCTATATAATGGACAAGATCCTCACAAGTAAAAGGCTTACCGATCCGACATCCTCATATTCGAGTTGCAGGTTACTTTGCATTTGAGTCCCAAATACTTATGAACTCATCCCACAATTGACATTAAGGCACTCACTCCACCAAGATTCAACTGGAAATTCCCAGTACACCACTGATCACCCTTTAAAGATTCTCTTTCGACAATTAGCAACACCAGCACAAGAGGGACATCCCGCAAAGAGACCCAATTTTCAATAGAAACGTGAATTAAAGACTAAGCCCCTAAATTGTTGcctaagaaaatatcaaataccaCATTAAATCAAGTCATGACTTCACCCAACATACCATACTCAAAATAGCCAAAAGCCCACAAAAAACCTACCAGATTCCTTTTGCTATAACTGAAGACAAAAATAATCATCGTCCTTACTATTGCAAAACCCATAAACAAGCAGATCCGAAAATTGACTTTACTGTACTTCACATATCAAAGACTTAAACATACTAAGAAACAGTACAAGAATCAACCATAACCCATAACTATTTTCAACTCCACAACAAACCCAGAATTAACAGCTCAAAATTGATCAGAACAACCAGATACCTTTATCATTTCTCTAAaaattgacaagaaaaaaacaCCATAAGTACAtacatcaagaaaataatttgaaaaggaaaaaaaaaacaaagagagaaaaactaCCATCGTATCTCTCAGCCTGCTCTGCAAGCCTGGCTAAGTAAACCAGctgctctctctctttctccatctctctctctctctgtctctgttCCCCTCTGTGTCTCTCTCACTGTATTGAGTCTACGactttatatgattatattcaccgattctctctctctctcttctttttcaattctctctctacagAAAGAagacttttttggtttttgcgGCTTTTGGTAAATGAATTTTACGAGTTGGGTACAATGCACTGTTAAAAATCCGCCTTGGTTTGCGCGAGCAAACCTCTGAAACATGGACGGTTGATTCCCGGCCTTAAGGAGCGGAGAGCCGTTGGATTCGGTTGTCGGTCATATGTCTGATGTTTTTGACTGTGATTGTACAACTTATGATCATTGTCGCCTTCCTACATCCGGTTCCACACATGCGGTTTCTGCagtttattgattatttactttctttttttggttttttttcctcatgtcaattttaaaattcaaaaaatataataagaaacctactttttttttcaaaataatacaattttcgctttttcttgataaaatatttcatattagagttaaaaaaataaatatatgtatatatatatacaaacaatctaattgataaaaaattaatctgaTAATAGGATTACACAATTTAGAGAAAATCAAATTCGTATTTCGATTACATTATAACGAAACAATAATTACCTAAATACATTTCGTATATACTTAATAGTGCAGTGTTAATAATACCATATTACTTGTTGAAAGagtatcatttaatattatttaaaaaatattagttgtttTAAGTGGTCTTATGTGTaaaaggaattaaaacaaaataggaTATTATGAGtgattaatacatatattttattttttaaaaaaaataaaaaatactgacctatttttctaatttgtaGTAAGGGAAATGACAAGTTTGTCCTCCCATATAGTGAGGCGGCAATGATTGGTGTAGAGTATATTATTAGAAGTAGACATCCCCACACATTATAACTGATTCTATTCCAAagagaaaaattcattttcaatggCTATAAAACAAAGTGGGCAGCCTCCCACCAACTTCACTTCACTTCTCATTATTCTTTCATttcttatattcttttttggtcttacattatttataattgttaaaatcgCTCAACCAATTATTCTTTATTCTATTCAAAGAAATACAAGTATAATTCAACGGCTGTTTGAACCAGCTTATAACctctttaaaaatactttaaaaagcttatttttaaaataataaacataaaacTACGAATACTCcgtattgtttgaaaaattataaacaccccttcaaataaaaaacaatcatGTAACCCCTTGACAATGAGATAAAACATTACTACTTTAACATTGCTGatgctttttaaaaaaaataaaaattatttttaaaatgtaaaaagaaaaaaatcgaGAGTAGGTAAAATGAATAATCCATACAacattattaataaagaaagcttttatttactttttgtttcaatcCAGATTTTTTATCAAGAAAGAAACCACCAAATATTATTCGCAAgtgttttcttttactttccTCACCGAAAAAATCCAATGGAGCAGAACAATGCTTTGCTTGGCTGACGCAAAGAATCAAAACCTATATATGATTACTGATCCAACATAATACACAAAGTAGACATCCATTCTTCAAGTAGGAACTTGTGTAGACACTGCCACAAACAAGGTCTCTTTAGATCTTACTCCGATACACatgaaataagaaagaaagatgagGACTATACAACACAGGAAAACTAAAATTCAAGATTATCGGGCCGGTTAGAAGCTAATCACAAATTGACAGGTACATGTTACTCTAATCCTTTTCTTGAATGCTCAAACAAATTCTAACCTACATCACATTGAAATCAAACCTATTATTGCATCACCCACATTTGTCATTTGTGTGCCCTATCATAAGATACTGGGCTCATACAGGACCCTAATCCTTGGTTGAAGAATTTGAGAAAGAATATATGCTTCCCAACATTGGCAAACATTTTACCTGGATTGGGTGTGTTAGGACCATACGATCATGATTGTGACACATCACATCACCACCCACCATGGTCGACAACATGTCATAATACTAACCGTTTGGTAATTCTACCCAGTCCAGGCAAGTTCAGTTCCCAATCTTTATAGACTCCTGGTAGCTGACATCAAGCAGGATAGGAGGAAACGAGAAGCATGTCTATATAAATTATCAGCGGGCACAACTTACTGAGGCGTCGCGGCTTGAGCTAGCATCTCCAAAAGAAACAGTCGCGAGGGACTTAGATGCCCATGCCTTGGCATTTTTTGCTCCTTCCTGCAAATTGCTTCGCTTGCATGGCTCCTTGAGAGAATTGAATAATTGTATGACTTGTTTAAGGTAGACCACAGGATGCTCCCACAAACTACTTAGACTCACATTTATAGTGTACCTCCTCCAAGCTAACCGAGTGCATCTTCTTATTGTTGGGAAAGCAAAGTGCAGCAAtctcaaaatcacaaaaatagtTGCAAGAGCCAAATANNNNNNNNNNNNNNNNNNNNNNNNNNNNNNNNNNNNNNNNNNNNNNNNNNNNNNNNNNNNNNNNNNNNNNNNNNNNNNNNNNNNNNNNNNNNNNNNNNNNNNNNNNNNNNNNNNNNNNNNNNNNNNNNNNNNNNNNNNNNTGGAGATCTAGCCCAAGGAAATGGACAGCTTTCCTGGTAACTTTCATGGTTTTCGTCATATCCGGAACATCCAGTCTTGTCAAAAGACCCTCCATGAGCCAGTGGTTTTATGCCTGAAATAAAAGAGTAGGTTGCTAAGCATAAATTCAACCGAAGTAATGAAAAGTTGTGCATTGGGATCATATTAGCCATTGGTGCGCTTGCAAGTTTTACACAATCAACCTTTCCGCAGGGCTTCCGAGTTGTTGACATGATTCAGGGACACTGTTGTTTGATTCATGGTCATTTTCTATACCctttcattttgatttatcCATCTAATATTGAGGCGGAACATTGAGATAGATAAAGCTTACTTGGAAAAAGTAGAGATAGATCACCACATGTGAGCCAATCGTAGAACTCTAAGaataaaacacaaatcaccaTCAAGTACAATGACTGCAAAGCAGGTTGACTTTCTGATTAAGTCAAGAAACACATACCAGGAACAATGACATTTTTTCTTAGAACAGACCACTAAAATCTAAAGCACTAGTAGCAGTCAATCCAGACTTGGATCAGCTTTAGCACGAAAACAATGATAAACAACTAAGAGTAATCTTTAATGCCAAAAAAACTAATGAACTATTATTGAAAACTAGAAGTATTTTGCAATCTTACCAGTAAATTCACCATAGAAAGAGATGAGAGAATCTAGAGTGCGAGACCCCTGATAGCGCATGCGCATGGTGGAGTTTAGAAGAATCAAAGTAGGAAATCCATGAACTCCATACTTTGATAGAATGCTGAAAATATGCAGTTAATGTTAATTCCAATTGATAATACAATAATGTAAACATAGCATAGAACTGGAGGTATTGGGATGCCAACCTTGGCCTTACAGCTGATTCTTCAATTGCAAAATGAGGAACATAAGGGAAAATGGAAGATAACATGGAGAAGCTTGGTCTAAATGGTCCAGAGAAAGGACACCAAGATGAATAGAAGAGAAGAGCAACATAAGCATGTTCATTTTTGTGAATGATGTTCAGTGCCTTTTGCAATGTGATTTCATTCCCCtacaaatgaaatttatcattaGCACAAATCCTTCATAAGAAATAAGAAGTACAATGTGCGCTTCTAACTCAATAAGCCAATTGTGTTAACACAAAGATGATATTAGcatttcctccatccccaaaACAAAAGAGATGTCTAGAAGAAACTGGAATACATTCTTACTAGTATTCTACATTCCTTTGTTTGACTAGGGTGGAGGATATAGAAATACAAGCAAGCCATACAGTCACCATACCCATTCTTCTCTTCCATCTACAGATCTTCATAGCATCATGAAAACCTAAGGTTCATTCTCAAAGCACCAGCGAACCCAAAAATACTAGACCAACTTTCATAATCTCAACAAGAAAGTCAAAGATATGAAAGCATCAACCTAAAAATCTAAACGTTCAACTATAGTATAATACAATCACAgtcaataaagaaaagaaaaggttccACCTACATTGACAAGTAGTGATGGGGAGCTCCAGATAATACATAAAGACAATCagtaaacacaacaaaaataaaatgtgatgAGAATGACAAAAGGGTTAAGAACTTAAGAACAAAATGTTGGGTGGGCTGGGTTGCAAATATGGCCATGGACAATAGAGCTTTATGGTGAGACTCAAAATTGTGTGAGCGTGCAAAAGAAGCCGCATTGTTACATGAGCATTTGCACGTCTCTCTGTGTCAGGAGAAACATAGAGGAGATAAGTATGAAAATGACATGGCAAACATGATAGTGGTAGATGGTGGAGATAAGTTTGTGTGGTTTTAGGTTGTAGTGAACGGGCTATCCTCAGAGAAGAATCAACAGGACCCTGGAATTCATAAAGTAATGGATTTCCACTTTCTAGGAATAAACATCCAACTGGCCTGAAGTGCTGACAGACTAAGGTGAGAGCACAAGTAACTTATAAGGTTTGCAATTGCAGGAAATCCCAACCATGTGGTGCGTCAGAGGTGTGAAAACATTGCATCATAAGGAAATAAATTTCCTATTTCCAGGGAATAAACATCCAACTCGCATGAAGTGCTGACAGACTAGGTAAGAGAGCAATTCCAGGAAATTCCAACTGTGGTGCGCCACACAGTCACTGGTGTGTAGCGATTGCGTTCTAGAAGTGATGTAACAAATAAACCCCTGTAccagaaagaaataaattatattgtccAACTCCTGACACCGTTTTCAATTTACTTTCCCCAGAGCGAAAATCTAGATTACCAAATTTCAGGAAGTGATTTCCTCGCCCGATATAATAATCTGCAGAACCGTTTACCCCCAAGAGATGAAATCAATTGGTCAAACAAAATTTCCACTAAAGCTTAAAACTTTAACAATAACTTAAGTTTTTCTTAACGTACGTAAAAACCCATCACCACACCTACACAATTTTCGGTAAATCATCCCATTTTGCAATAATCCCCCCACCGccacaaaaccaaaaaagaaaaaaaggaagaagacagatatataaaggaaaaaagtcATTCGAATTGATTCTCAGCCAGATCAAGTAAACCCACCATCACAACAACTGAGGAAACCAAAAATCaaagcagaagaagaaaaaatccaaacaaatttgCAGCAGTAAACAGAGCAAATCAGAAAGACCTAAAAATAGAATACCTCAGTTACACCAGTGGTGTACGCAAACTCCGCCTCGCCCAAGGAGCACATATCGTCCTGCGAAGCAAAGATAAAGTCTTTGACGGAGTTTACCGGGCAGACCAACGGAACCCTAACGGTGTAGGCGCACGTTAGCCCCCCCAGAAGGAGAAAGAGCACCAACCCAGCTCCGTGGACGACTGCCATTTTCCGTTCTctgaaattgaagaaattggGATCCAAATCAGCGATGAAGGAAGATCGAAGGGGGTGAAGAGGGAGCGCAGCTCATTTTAGCATTGAGCCGTGGGTCATTCTCATCTTCGTAGGATCTTTCCcctcttctccttttctttttttattttttgtcgtagaaaaatgcaaaaacgGGAGAATtgccttttcttttacacCATATTATAGgaatattgcaaaattaacaccatagtttttaaaaattgcacaATAGCATCATATTAATGGGCCCGAAGCTCGATTCCATAACTTTATTCAACTGGTTTCAAAATTGtcccataaaaataataataataataatttcaaaattgcacattttttattcatcttCTTAGGTAGTATTtaaattaggaataattatgaCGCTTTcccttgtaatttaatataattacacacaattttttttgtgtaatttaaaaaattatatttaacacctctaatatttatttttatctaaaaaatagattcattcattagttattcactaaatttattgataaattacaatccCCCCCCCGCccaattttgatataattgtacataaatttcatatgaTTCAAGAAGCCCCAACATTTGATTACGTTTTACAAATAGATCCATATGTTAGtcattcatttcatttgttgatattaaaaaaaaaaattaatgaaaaatctatatttgaccccaattgacttatttctGACTTATTgtatgtcaaataaatcttttataacaaaactatccttataagaCTGAAAACATAATTCCTCACATACATTAGTGTATGAATATGtataaaggtaatttgattagaaaaatatttatttgacttgtaataagtcagtcAATTTAcgataaatatagatttttattcaattattttattaatataatcaaattcgataattttgactaacaaataaatttatttattagatgaaaatttttaagttataaaaaatttatatataattacatcaaatttcaaaagagttTATccctttaattatataaattggattaaaaatgaattcaaatgaTTCTGCACCTCAAATTCTTCATTGACCCGCCCCACTTCGAATCTGATGGTTCTAACCCTCAAAATcctagtattttttaattaactaatataaactttattaaaagatgaaattattgttcataaatgtttaataagatattataatattaaaaatataatttagtttaaatataaatgtattaagtaaagattaaaaaaaatacatgtaattataaatataagtaaaatgcATCATTGGtgtcattttaatatttgagtAATTATAATGGCTCAATTAGTACCCAAATTTTACCATTACTATCATTTCGATACccaattgatttttatttatataatgataattttacccttaaatactaaaataaaaataattgataccaaataaaattttgcataaatttcaatcaacATATCTTCTCTTTATTCAAACTATTTGACTTTCGagttttacatttaattattatattatacctACGTATGTAACCTATCCGGAATCTgatcaaattcataaaatcaaAGCCCAATTCCAAACCCAAACCCGATGAACACGAACCAATTGTCATTCCCAGTTGTGCAAGAACATCAACCTCTTTCTTATGACACTTAATCAGAATTACACACATGTTATATTGCTattaagtaataaatcaatgtaTAGTGCTTTGAATTATAGATAAGCagttaaagaaattattaaatgtataatcTTCTTTGTTACGTAATTAATTGCTACctcaattcatttaaattcaaatattaactcaatatagtaataattctaaatcagtcaatatattcacattaaataaaaagaaaacaagataCTAATTAGACTACCTATCAATATTCATCAAACCATTCTGCTTATCTTTGCcgaatcttatttatttttttcttttttttcttaaataaacaATTCTACGTCACGCCCCGTCGACTCATATTGTTaataatgaagaaattaaaagggaaaatgaaaaggaaaagacaATCGTTGACTGTAATGTACGGATCAGATTaaattttgtgttgtaaattatatttcgtcttttatttcaattaacataTGCACCACATGTATAAAAACAATACAgtgtatttatttagatttttttcttttttatataaccGGCGTGCATAAATTGAATGGAATAGAGGATACAACATGGTTAGGGACAGAAATTGGATCCGTGTACAAGCATCTTACAACACATTGAACTGGCCTGGAATTCTTGTACTAGACACACATTCTCTATCCTTGGCTCCAAATTCTCACGCACGCCGTCAACAAGAATCAATCTCATGATTGGCCGACAATGAATTCATTCAGTTAACATCCGGTTCGCTTCCCATCCGTTTACGGCCTGCGAGGCCCACATCGGTGGTCGAGGACGAGCGCAACGGCAACAATCGTCGGGGAAGGAGGGAATCTGAGTGGTCTATTTTAAATGGGACCAATTCTCCAGGATCAACGTCGGCCACAAATAATTGCTTGAGCAGAGTAACCATACGGCAGTTCTCACCATTTTCCCGCTCAAAATTACTTTTAGTAATGTTAGCAAGGGTGGTGGAGGTTGGGCGGCGGTGAGGGGTGGGCGTCGAGGGAGGGGCGAGGCGGAGGCGGGAATAAGTCTGTTTGCGGGAGGCGGCGGAGACGTTGAAGACGGAGCGATCAATCTTGGGAATGACGACATGGTGGCAGCGGCGGGGGTCGAAGGCGGAGGAAGAGCAGAGGGAGAGAGAATAGAGTTCCGAGTGAGAGAGTAGCCGGAGATCCACGATGGGGATTGATTCCAATTGGAGCGAGCCACCGTCTGCGGCGGGGGCGGTGGTGCCCATGCTGAGGTGGTTTGGGGTTTTTCAATCTGGGGGTAATGAGAAATTGCCGGTAGTTAAGTTTCCACTACtctgaaatatttattcattgaGTTTTTAGATAGAATTTGGTCAAAAGAAGAGATTATGGAATCCACACTAGCACATATTCTAataatacttattaattaattcatatttatatttataattaatttattaatatctatataaCTGTAATCGATTTACTaagtaaaaaacaaaaatttcgtCTAGGacaaatcaatcaaatatgtcggagattttttttttttttgaataaatcgattacaattCCAATTATTTCTGTTGACATCatcaatatctaataaaaattattataataatcatattatacTCAACAACACTTATTATTACAGTAGACAACAACATATACTATAGAGCAGGCAACATCCCACacatataacaatattaaacaattttatCACCTGCCGAGATAGAATGATGAACAATTCATGTCTTATCATATTTCCATTATGCCATATATAAATGCCTCACTACTTACATTAATAGagttaatcatattattaaataatgtgcATCATATTCGgatctgaaaatatttatgcattttcagACTCAAATGTATTAAATGGTGTAAtgaatcatttttattaattaataaattaattatcgtGATACATAAttcttatatgtatatattaaattaattgtcaCAGCATGCAGTTTCCGTTAGTActgaaattaaatgataatattcggtattactattttaaaaatttgagtaattaagagtatattaaaatttaaaaatattgaaattattgtttcgactatttcttttaacaaatgaattgaattaaataataaatttgaatattaagaaaatgatACGAAGAAAgggtttgtttttgttttgtaatagtatagataGTTTTCCacacttaaaaatatattaattataaatagcaAACAAaccacattaaaaaaaatagcttattaattaatgtaaaatttcaaaattgaataagttaatCAAGTTTTTATAACAGTAGATagatacataaaaataatattttttttaatattctaatgCCAAATATTGTGAGAAAAGCCCAAAAGAAAACCAGATTGAGTGGATTTGAAGGAGGAAGGGTAGCTTAGAAAAGGTGGGGCAGTCGGCCCAACAAGCTGGACAACGGACGGAGAATTCTTACCCAAATTACACTGAAATAGAAtgggataaaattataagaaattgcAACCTTAAAAGTTTGGATGTGTCCACTTTAGATCACGTCGTGTCTAAGACAGATTTGATTGGAGACAACCTGTGAACTTAGGCCACatgattaaatcaaatcacataaatttaaaataagaatgattacaccctctttttcttgatatatcatataattatgtataatttaatatctctAACATTTGTTTCcgtataataaatagattttttaatcaatcaGAATAACTGAACTCGCTGATactagcaaaaaaattaaatgaaaattcgtACTTACCCCAGTTGATTTATTAATGACTTATTGCAGTATGATTaaactacttttataaaaatgaaggcatacctcatcacatgcattaacatgtaaagatgtataagggtagtttggtaaaaaaaaatatttgatccttaataaatcaattagggataaatatgaattttcattcaattttttttataacatcagtaatttcaataaattttgattaattaataaatctatttatcaaataaaaattctaatattaaaaatattaaatatattttttaaaataataaaaaaatttatatataattacattcatCGATGACAGTATAATCATCgcttattaataaataaaatattgcatcATCATATAAATCCCAAAACACATCAATTCACCAGTtggcaataaaattatagtccAAGCTTCTGTCCCATCAATGTTTCCtggatttattttgttttcatcgTAGGAGATGGAATAATCTAGTACACTACACAGATCACTCAAGCAAGAGGGGGgtgattgtaattatataaatcacatGAGGTATTTGTATAATCGAGGatgaattaaatcaatatcCCTAAAGTTAGGTccctaaaattatatctaaattcacaatatttcatgtcttttataaaaccacGAATACATTCCGTTATAAATGATATTGGTGTTTGtattattaagataaattacatagaCAACTTCCGAAGTTAAAACTAATTACACAATAGTCactatcttttataaaactacAGATACACCCTTATGGGgtgtttatgtaaattttgataattgaaTAGAAggtatacttataattataactagtCACCGTAGCACATTGTTCCatcatgtatataataaataatattttaaattttaaaatatactatgaataaaaaaatatacattatatttctgaaaaagaaaaagaaaatcaacttagaggtattataataaaattggtgtTGCAGCATCATAAACGCCGattgtgaaagaaaaaaatcttttttttatatagtatggataattgttattttttttaatataaagatatattagttaaataaataaaaaataataaaataataaaagttgtGGGAAATTATTGAGAGAATGGCGAgggaagagagaaagagagttgGAGgttgagaaaaggaaaaaaattgtaaataatttaaattaaaaaaaaggacagaccaaaaatattaagacaTCAAATAGGcgtttttctattataataaaatatagattataatctcaaataatgtatttataattttagtaaggAGAGAGGGTGTTGATATAAttggatataatttttaaaaatatcaatataattttatcatataattaaacttaaatgtagaaaatatttatataattctatcttttctttaattattacaatggGGACAAACGAAATTTGTGTACTGAGCCCgtagttttttttatgtcaaatcaatcaactaattattaataatatcttgtaatttatattattatagaaaaaaatacttttatggcattaatttttgaaaactcaatt from Sesamum indicum cultivar Zhongzhi No. 13 linkage group LG3, S_indicum_v1.0, whole genome shotgun sequence harbors:
- the LOC105159031 gene encoding 5'-adenylylsulfate reductase-like 4, giving the protein MAVVHGAGLVLFLLLGGLTCAYTVRVPLVCPVNSVKDFIFASQDDMCSLGEAEFAYTTGVTEGNEITLQKALNIIHKNEHAYVALLFYSSWCPFSGPFRPSFSMLSSIFPYVPHFAIEESAVRPSILSKYGVHGFPTLILLNSTMRMRYQGSRTLDSLISFYGEFTGIKPLAHGGSFDKTGCSGYDENHESYQESCPFPWARSPLALATIFVILRLLHFAFPTIRRCTRLAWRRYTINVSLSSLWEHPVVYLKQVIQLFNSLKEPCKRSNLQEGAKNAKAWASKSLATVSFGDASSSRDASVSCAR